The following proteins come from a genomic window of Phacochoerus africanus isolate WHEZ1 chromosome 9, ROS_Pafr_v1, whole genome shotgun sequence:
- the LOC125136690 gene encoding LOW QUALITY PROTEIN: olfactory receptor 11H6-like (The sequence of the model RefSeq protein was modified relative to this genomic sequence to represent the inferred CDS: inserted 2 bases in 1 codon), whose amino-acid sequence MAFNQREFYDTQLVTSALKTNKCSHLKNCSSSVSKFILLGFPYSWGIQILLFSIFSGTYILTLIGNLCIICAVRWDPQLQTPMYILLASFSFLEIWFITSTVPNMLANFLSETKIISFXGCFLQFYFFFSLGTTETFFLSVMAFDRYLAICRPLHYPTVMTVQRCIRMGTCCWVCGFLYFPLPIYLISQLPFCCLNKIDHFLCDPGPLIQLSCVAAPATEIICAIYNSVLIFSTLIFITSSYILVIRAVLRVPSAEGRHKTFSTCSSHLAAVSLFYGSFMVVYVIQTAGSAAGKQKYVTLFYSVLTPLFNPLIYSLRNNEMKKALRKLFRTVRFSQRPGRNL is encoded by the exons ATGGCATTCAATCAGAGAGAATTCTATGATACTCAACTTGTAACTTCAG ctttgaaaacaaataaatgttccCATTTAAAGAACTGCTCTAGCTCTGTGAGTAAATTCATCCTTTTAGGCTTCCCTTATTCCTGGGGAATTCAGATCctcctcttttccatcttttctgggACATACATCTTGACACTCATTGGAAACCTGTGCATCATCTGTGCTGTGAGGTGGGACCCTCAGCTTCAAACTCCAATGTACATCCTGCTGGCCAGTTTTTCCTTCCTGGAGATCTGGTTTATCACTTCCACTGTCCCTAATATGCTAGCCAACTTTCTCTCTGAGACCAAGATCATCTCTTT TGGCTGCTTCCTGcagttctatttcttcttctccctGGGCACCACGGAGACCTTCTTTTTGTCTGTCATGGCCTTTGACAGGTACCTTGCTATCTGCAGGCCCCTACACTACCCCACTGTCATGACAGTTCAACGCTGCATCAGAATGGGAACTTGCTGCTGGGTGTGTGGCTTCTTGTACTTCCCCTTGCCTATTTACCTAATCTCTCAGCTCCCATTTTGTTGTCTCAATAAGATTGATCACTTCCTATGTGACCCGGGACCCCTTATACAGCTGTCGTGTGTGGCAGCTCCTGCCACCGAGATCATCTGTGCCATTTACAACTCTGTCCTCATTTTCTCCACCTTAATCTTCATTACCAGCTCCTACATTCTAGTGATCAGGGCTGTGCTGAGGGTCCCCTCAGCAGAAGGACGGCATAAGACTTTCTCTACCTGCAGCTCCCATCTGGCTGCGGTGTCCCTATTCTATGGTTCTTTTATGGTTGTGTATGTGATCCAAACAGCAGGCAGTGCAGCAGGGAAGCAAAAATATGTGACTCTGTTCTATTCTGTGTTAACTCCATTATTCAACCCCTTGATCTACAGTCTCCGAAATAACGAGATGAAGAAGGCTCTGAGAAAATTATTTAGGACTGTAAGATTTAGTCAAAGGCCTGGAAGAAATCTCTGA